ACAGGACAGTGAAACGCCTCAGCGCCGATGATAGTGCGGATTCCCGTGTGAAAGTAGGACATCGTCAGGCTGTTATTCCCCAAAACCCCGCCCACTCTTGCAGTCGGCGGGGTTTTGCTTTTGGGCTTGAAAAGGTGCTCGGAGGCTGGTGGTCGCGACATTCGGGCGACGCTTTCAGAACGCCTTTCGTTGCTGCCGCGATGCTCAAGCGCGGAACATGGACGGCCCCGAGCGGTCAGAATGCACACATCGAAAAGGAGTCCTCATGCTTCGCCATTTGATTCTCGCGTTTTGCCTGCCCATCCTGCCCACGTTGTCGGTGGCAGCGCCGACCCGCTTGCCTGCCGGTGTGAGCCATGTCGTCAGCGTGGAGGGCATCGAGGAGTACCGGCTGGCCAACGGACTGCAGGTGCTGCTGGTGCCGGATGCCTCCAAGCCGACCACCACCGTCAACATGACATATCGGGTGGGTTCTCACCAGGAGAACTACGGCGAAACCGGCATGGCGCACTTGCTGGAGCACTTGCTGTTCAAGGGCACGCCCACGCACCCCAATGTCTGGGCCGAATTCACCAAGCGCGGGTTGCGGGCCAATGGCTCGACCTGGCTGGATCGGACCAACTATTTCGCCAGTTTCTCCAGCGACGATGCCAACCTGAAGTGGTATCTGGGCTGGCAGGCCGATGCGATGATCAACAGCAACATCGCGAAGCGGGACCTCGACACCGAGATGACGGTGGTGCGCAACGAAATGGAAATGGGCGAGAACAGCCCGGGGCGCATCTTGTTCGAGAAGGGCCTGGCCGCTATGTACCAGTGGCACAACTATGGCAAGAGCACCATTGGCGCGCGCAGCGATGTCGAGAACGTCGATATCGAGCGACTGCAGAAGTTCTACCGCACCTACTACCAACCCGATAACGCTACGCTGATCGTTGCCGGCCGCTTCGATGCCTCGCAAACGCTGGGCTGGATTGCTCAGTCCTTCGGCAAGATCGCGAAGCCCAAGCGCGAGCTGCCGCGGCTCTATACGCTCGATCCGGTGCAGGACGGTGAACGCAACGTGACGCTGCGCCGCGTGGGTGGAGTGCCGATGGCCTATGCGATGTACCACGTGCCGCCCGGTGGGCATCCGGACTTCGCTGCCATGAACGTGCTCGACGTCATCATGGCGGATTCGCCGTCGGGTCGCCTGCACAAGCAATTGGTCGATACGCAGCTCGCGGCGGCGGTGTTTGCGTTCTCGCAAGAGTTGTCCGACCCCGGCTTCTCGGTCTATGGCGTCCAGCTGGCGCCCGGGCAGGACATCGAGAAGGCGCAGCAGCAAATGCTGAAAACGCTGGAGTCGGTGTCGACCCAGCCGATCACCGAAGAGGAGCTGCGCCGCGCTCGTACCAAGTGGGAGAAGGACTGGCAGCTGGCATTCTCCGACCCGGAGCGGGTGGGGGTGGCGCTTTCCGAGGCCATTGCCGCCGGCGACTGGCGCCTGTTTTTCCTGACGCGCGACCGTGTGCGGGCGTTGAAGCTGGAGCAGGTACAGCAGGTCGCAGCGGCTTACCTCGTGCCGTCGAACCGCACCCTGGCCACCTATATGCCGACCGACAAGCCGCAACGCGCCCCCGCGCCGCAGCGGGTGGACCTGGCCGCGATGTTGAAGGACTACCGGGGTGACCCCGCGGCCACCACCGCCGAAGCCTTCGATGCGACCCCGGCCAACATCGAGGCGCGCACCCGGCGCTTCACGCTGAAGAGCGGCCTGCAAGCCGCACTGCTGCCCAAAGGCACCCGCGGTGCGGCCGTCACGGCCCAGCTGAATCTCCGGCTCGGCAGCGAGCAGAGCCTGAAAGGCCAGGCGATCGTGGCCCAGATGGTGGCCGCCATGCTGGACAAGGGCACGGCCACGCTCAGCCGCCAGCAAGTGCAAGACCGGCTGGACGAGTTGCAGGCCGAAGTCACGGTGCACGGCTCGGCCACCGGTGCCACGGTGCTGATGCGGACCCGCAAGGAGCACTTGCCCGCTGTGCTGGCCTTGGTGGGCGACATGCTGCGCACGCCTTCCTTCCCGGCCGATGCGTTCGAGGAGGTGAGGCGGCAGAGCCTGTCCGAGCTGGAGTCGGAGCGCAAGGACCCGGACGCCATCGTCAACCAGGAGCTCGACCGCCGCTTCAACCCCTACCCGGCCGATGATGTGCGCCATGTCCTGACCTTCGACGAACAGGCGAGTGCGATGCAGCAGCTAACCCCGGAGCAGCTGCGGGCCTTCCACCGTCGCTTCTACGGCGGCGGCCAGGCGCAGTTTGCCGCGGTGGGCGACATGGACGTCGCACAAGTCAGGCAGGCACTCGATGCTGCCTTCGGCAGCTGGGTGGCGGCCGAGCCGCACCAGCGGGTGCCGCGGCCCTTCATCGCCGTCCAGCCCCAGCGCCTGAGCTTCGTCACGCCGGATCGTCAGAATGCCTACCTGCGGCTGAGCCTGGCCTTGCCGGTGCAGGAGTTGCAGCCGGACCATGCCGCACTCACGCTGGCCAACTACCTGCTGGGCCAGGGCGGCAACTCGCGGCTGTGGCTGCGGGTGCGGGAGACCGAAGGCTTGTCCTATGACGTGCGGGCCAATGTGGCCTTCAATCCCTGGGAGCCCAATTCCTTGTGGACCGCCACTGCCATCTTCGCGCCGCAGAACCGGGCCAAGGTTGAAAATGCGGTGCGCGAGGAAATCTCGCGCGCCTTGAAGGACGGCTTCACCGCGGCCGAACTGGAGCAGGGTCGCCAGGGCCTGCTGAGCTTCCGCCGGCTGTCGCGCGCCCAAGACCGCAACCTGGCCGCATCGCTGGCAGAGAACCTCTACCTCGGCCGCGATTTCAAGGTCTCGCAGCAACTCGACGAAGCGCTGGGCCGCGTCAGCCTGGCGGAGGTGAATGCCGCCTTGCGCAAGTACATCAAGCCCGAGAGCCTGGTGATCGGCGTTGCTGGCGACTTCAAGGACTGAGCGCGGCAGGCGCCTCAGAACGGCAAGCCGGGGCCTTGCAGGGCCCCGGCTTTTTCCATTCAAGCGTTCGGTGCGCCACCCGTCGATTCCCCGGCCTTGAACGGGTTGCGCTCCCGCAACTCGTCGACATAGGCGTCCACGCCCGAGCGTTCGCGTTCCAGGAAGCGGGCCACCGCGTCCGCAAAGGCCGGATGGCTGAGCCAGTGGGCCGACCAGGTTTGCACCGGCAACAGACCTCGAGCCATCTTGTGCTCCCCCTGGGCGCCTCCCTCGAAGGCCAGGTAGCCCTGGTCGATGCACCACTGCAGCGGCTGGTAGTAGCAGGCCTCGAAGTGCAGGCAGGGGATGTGCTCGGTGCCGCCCCAGTAACGTCCATAGGCGCGCCGCTGCGCCGGGTCGATCGCCACCAGCGAGGCCGCCACCCGCCGTCCTTCACGGCGCGCGATGAAGAGCAGCCAGTGCTGCGGCATGCTCTGGGCCATGCGCTTGAAGAAGTCCCGGGTGAGGTAGGGCGTCGAGTGGTGCGCTCGATAGGTCGAGCAGTAGCACTGGTAGAAGAAGTCCCAGTCGTCCGGGCCGATCTCCTCGCCTTGCTTCACTTCGAAATGAACGCCGGCTTCCTTCACACGGCGCCGTTCCTGCTGGATCTTCTTGCGCTTGTCGCGCTGCAGCTCCGACAGGAAATCCTCGAAGTCGTTGAAAGGCTGCGGTTGGCGGTTCAGCCAGTGGAACTGCACGGTACTGCGCATCATCCATCCCGCGGCACTCAAGGCGGCGCTGTCGTCCGCATCGACGAACAACATATGCACCGAGGACACCCCGCTCTCACGGGCCAGCTGCCCCACTGCCTCGACGAGCACCGCGCGCGCAGGCCCGTCCTCCGCCAGCAGGCGCGGTCCGGGCACCGGCGTGAAGGGCACTGCATTCAGTAGCTTGGGGTAGTAGTCCAGCCCGTTGTCCTCGTAGGCGCGGGCCCAGGCCCAATCGAATACGTATTCGCCATAAGAATGGCTCTTGAGGTAAAGGGGGCAGGCGGCCACCAGGCGGCCCGCGCGCCACACGCTCAGGAAGCGCGGCAGCCAACCGGTGCGGCCGGTGGCACTGCCGGAGCGGTGCAATGCGTCGAGGTAGGCATGGCGAATGAATGGCCCTGCCAGCGGCGAGGCGGCGGCCAGCCGGTCCCAGTCCCCGGCCGGGAGGTCGGCCAGGCTCTCGTGCACCCGCACCTCCAGGTGCTGCATGCTGTTTTTCGGGGAATCGTGCTTGCCCATCCGCCTGTGTCCCGCTGATCGGTGATCTTGACCGCGACAGGAGGGACTCCCGGCGCAGGCACAGCCATCTTAGGGGCAGGGCCGCCGGGGCGCTGGGCTGCCGGCGACGGCCCGGCAACGGGCAAGGGCGTTGGCGTTGCCATGGGCTGGCTGCAGCTTCACCGTTCTGCCCGGCTTTTTCTGGCCAACTGGCCCTAAACTACGCTCAATTCTTGTCTCGACCCTTACGGAGCCCCCATGAAGCAGATCACCGCCATCATCAAACCCTTCAAGCTCGAAGAAGTGCGTGAAGCCCTGGCCGAGGTCGGCGTCACCGGTCTGACCGTGACGGAAGTCAAGGGCTTCGGCCGCCAGAAGGGCCACACCGAGCTGTACCGCGGGGCCGAGTACGTGGTCGACTTCCTGCCCAAGGTGAAGGTCGAAGTGGTCGTCAAGGACGCCGACGTCGAGCGCTGCATCGAGGCAGTGGTCAAGGCCGCAAAGACCGGCAAGATCGGCGACGGCAAGATCTTCGTCACCGCCGTCGAGCAGGTGGTGCGCATCCGCACCGGCGAGACCGACGAAGCAGCTGTCTGAACTGCGCTGCAGCCGATGCAAAAAGCCCGCCTTCGCGGGCTTTTTCGTTTTGCGGCTGAAGCATTTTTCCTTCGCCGCCGTGGGTCTCAGATGCGGGTGTAGTCGTCCGGTGCGGTGGCCGACTGTGCCAGCGTGGCCAGACGCTCCAGCAGCGGAGCGGGCTCGCTGTCCACCTGCAGCAGCTCGTGCTGCGAGGTCGGCACAAAACCTTGCGTCACGGTGTGCTGCATGAAGCCAAGCAGGCCGTCGTAGTAGCTCGCCGTGTTCAGCAGCCCGACCGGCTTGTCGTGGTAGCCGAGCTGGCGCCAGGTCCAGACCTCGAACAGCTCCTCGAAGGTGCCGATGCCGCCGGCCAAGGCCACGAAGGCATCGGCGCGCTCGGCCATCATCTGCTTGCGCTGGTGCATGGTCTGCACGATGTGCAGCTCGGTCAGGCCGCGATGGCCCAGCTCGCGGTCCAGCAGCGCCTGCGGGATCACGCCCACCACGGTGCCGCCGGCCGCCAGCGTGGCGTCGGCCACCACGCCCATCAGCCCGGCCCGCCCGCCGCCGTAGACCAGTTGCCATCCCCGGCGGCCGATGTGCGTGCCGACCTCGCGAGCAGCTTGTTCGTAGAGCGGCGAGGCGCCCGGGCGCGAGCCGCAGTAAACACAGAGGGAGAACGGTTTCATGGCTGCCATCTTCTCACGGCAGCGGTGTCGTCCCGGTGTCAGATCAGCCAGCGGGAGGCAATCGCCGCCAGCCAGATGCCGGCACACAGCAACACCGACAGCAGCACCGCCGCGCTGCCCATGTCCTTCGCCTTCTTCGACAGGTCGTGCAGTTCCAGCGAGATGCGGTCGATGGCCGCCTCCACCGCCGAATTGAGCAGCTCGACGATCAACACCAGCATCACGCTGCCGGCCAGCAGCGCCACTTCCATCCAAGACCGCCCGATCCAGAAGGCCAGCGGCAGCATCACGGCGGCCAGCCGGGTTTCGAGCCGGAAGGCGCTTTCGCCATGCGCAGCCAGCAATCCGTCGATCGAATAGCGGGTGGCGTGGACGATGCGGGAGAGTCCGGTGCGCCGCTTCTGCGGATGCGGGGCCAGGGCGACGGGTGAGGTGTTCAAGGGATCAGGCTTTCATCAGGGGCCGACGGGCGGCGGCAGCTGCGAGCTGCTCATGGACCAGTTGCGTCCCGCACAAGGCATCGTGCAGGAACTGCCGGCGCGGGTGCAGCAGTGCCAGTGCGGCGTACGCCAGCACCCAGCCGGCGATCACGCCGAACACCTGCGCCTTGCCGTGCCAGCCCATCCACGCGATGGCCGCGGTGGAGGGCAGGAACCAGACCCAGCTGGCCAGGAAGCGCAGCGTGGCCCGGCCCGGGCCCACTGGCGTGCCGTCGCGGCGCAGCAGGCGGATGTGCCAGGTCTTCATTGCGAGGGTCTGTCCGCCGTGCGACCAGAACCAGACGAAATAGAGCCCGAGCAAGACGAACATGAAGATCTGCAACTCGTGGCGCATCTGCAGTGCATGGCGCTGCTGCACGAGCGGCGAGAACAACAGGCCACCCAGCATCACGACGCCGAACAGCAGCACGCCTTCGTAGACGAAAGCCGCCAGGCGGCGACGCAGCCGCGGCGCCGGCCGCCCGACCGGCGCGGAGCCCATCGGCGCGGCCGTCATTTGCGCCGTGACGCGGCTGCGTCTGTCGAGGCTGCCGTGCCCTGCGGGGGCACGCGGGGCAGCAGGGTCTGGGTGTCGACCAGTTCAGGGGTGGCAACGATCTTGGGCATGCCGGCGTGCTGGTGCCCCGGCGGTGCCGGGCGTTTTGAAATGGAGGTGGTGGTGGCGCCGGGGCGGGCCTGCCGCAGCACGGGCGACAGCTGTGCTGCCGGGCCTGCCTGCGCGGGCACGGCGCCGGCCGCCGTGGCTGGCGGAGATTTTGCCTGGGCGCCGGCTGCCACGGGCGTGCCTTTTTTCGCATTGCTTCTCGCCGCCTGTGCGGCGGCGGCACGACGGGCCAGCTCGCGCCGCTCCTCGTCGCTCAGGGCTTGGTAGGCGGCCCAGCGGTCACGTCGCTCCTGCGGGGGCACGTCCTGGGCATCGTGGTAGTTCAGCCGCGCCGTGCGCCGCTCCTGGGGCGACAGGCGCACCCAGGCGTTCATGCGTTCCTGCAGGCGCTCCTTCTCGGCAGGGCTCATCGAGGCAAAGCGGGAGGCGATGCCGATCCATTTCTGCCGGCGCAGCCCATCGATGCCGGCCCACTCCCGCTGCAGCGGTCGCAATGCCGCCTGCTGCTGGGGGCTCAGTTCGTTCCAGCCGGTCCCATCCGCCGCCACGGCGGGGCTGGCGGGGGTGGGTCGGGTCTGCGCCGCGACAGGGGCAAACGCCAGCCAGCCCGCCGCCGCTGCCAGGCAGCCGA
This genomic stretch from Eleftheria terrae harbors:
- a CDS encoding M16 family metallopeptidase, whose product is MLRHLILAFCLPILPTLSVAAPTRLPAGVSHVVSVEGIEEYRLANGLQVLLVPDASKPTTTVNMTYRVGSHQENYGETGMAHLLEHLLFKGTPTHPNVWAEFTKRGLRANGSTWLDRTNYFASFSSDDANLKWYLGWQADAMINSNIAKRDLDTEMTVVRNEMEMGENSPGRILFEKGLAAMYQWHNYGKSTIGARSDVENVDIERLQKFYRTYYQPDNATLIVAGRFDASQTLGWIAQSFGKIAKPKRELPRLYTLDPVQDGERNVTLRRVGGVPMAYAMYHVPPGGHPDFAAMNVLDVIMADSPSGRLHKQLVDTQLAAAVFAFSQELSDPGFSVYGVQLAPGQDIEKAQQQMLKTLESVSTQPITEEELRRARTKWEKDWQLAFSDPERVGVALSEAIAAGDWRLFFLTRDRVRALKLEQVQQVAAAYLVPSNRTLATYMPTDKPQRAPAPQRVDLAAMLKDYRGDPAATTAEAFDATPANIEARTRRFTLKSGLQAALLPKGTRGAAVTAQLNLRLGSEQSLKGQAIVAQMVAAMLDKGTATLSRQQVQDRLDELQAEVTVHGSATGATVLMRTRKEHLPAVLALVGDMLRTPSFPADAFEEVRRQSLSELESERKDPDAIVNQELDRRFNPYPADDVRHVLTFDEQASAMQQLTPEQLRAFHRRFYGGGQAQFAAVGDMDVAQVRQALDAAFGSWVAAEPHQRVPRPFIAVQPQRLSFVTPDRQNAYLRLSLALPVQELQPDHAALTLANYLLGQGGNSRLWLRVRETEGLSYDVRANVAFNPWEPNSLWTATAIFAPQNRAKVENAVREEISRALKDGFTAAELEQGRQGLLSFRRLSRAQDRNLAASLAENLYLGRDFKVSQQLDEALGRVSLAEVNAALRKYIKPESLVIGVAGDFKD
- a CDS encoding P-II family nitrogen regulator is translated as MKQITAIIKPFKLEEVREALAEVGVTGLTVTEVKGFGRQKGHTELYRGAEYVVDFLPKVKVEVVVKDADVERCIEAVVKAAKTGKIGDGKIFVTAVEQVVRIRTGETDEAAV
- a CDS encoding RDD family protein, which translates into the protein MTAAPMGSAPVGRPAPRLRRRLAAFVYEGVLLFGVVMLGGLLFSPLVQQRHALQMRHELQIFMFVLLGLYFVWFWSHGGQTLAMKTWHIRLLRRDGTPVGPGRATLRFLASWVWFLPSTAAIAWMGWHGKAQVFGVIAGWVLAYAALALLHPRRQFLHDALCGTQLVHEQLAAAAARRPLMKA
- a CDS encoding diacylglycerol kinase, which translates into the protein MNTSPVALAPHPQKRRTGLSRIVHATRYSIDGLLAAHGESAFRLETRLAAVMLPLAFWIGRSWMEVALLAGSVMLVLIVELLNSAVEAAIDRISLELHDLSKKAKDMGSAAVLLSVLLCAGIWLAAIASRWLI
- a CDS encoding TIGR00730 family Rossman fold protein, with translation MAAMKPFSLCVYCGSRPGASPLYEQAAREVGTHIGRRGWQLVYGGGRAGLMGVVADATLAAGGTVVGVIPQALLDRELGHRGLTELHIVQTMHQRKQMMAERADAFVALAGGIGTFEELFEVWTWRQLGYHDKPVGLLNTASYYDGLLGFMQHTVTQGFVPTSQHELLQVDSEPAPLLERLATLAQSATAPDDYTRI
- a CDS encoding GNAT family N-acetyltransferase, producing MQHLEVRVHESLADLPAGDWDRLAAASPLAGPFIRHAYLDALHRSGSATGRTGWLPRFLSVWRAGRLVAACPLYLKSHSYGEYVFDWAWARAYEDNGLDYYPKLLNAVPFTPVPGPRLLAEDGPARAVLVEAVGQLARESGVSSVHMLFVDADDSAALSAAGWMMRSTVQFHWLNRQPQPFNDFEDFLSELQRDKRKKIQQERRRVKEAGVHFEVKQGEEIGPDDWDFFYQCYCSTYRAHHSTPYLTRDFFKRMAQSMPQHWLLFIARREGRRVAASLVAIDPAQRRAYGRYWGGTEHIPCLHFEACYYQPLQWCIDQGYLAFEGGAQGEHKMARGLLPVQTWSAHWLSHPAFADAVARFLERERSGVDAYVDELRERNPFKAGESTGGAPNA
- a CDS encoding DUF3106 domain-containing protein: MTLPAPTSRTRWAGRRQRAALLGCLAAAAGWLAFAPVAAQTRPTPASPAVAADGTGWNELSPQQQAALRPLQREWAGIDGLRRQKWIGIASRFASMSPAEKERLQERMNAWVRLSPQERRTARLNYHDAQDVPPQERRDRWAAYQALSDEERRELARRAAAAQAARSNAKKGTPVAAGAQAKSPPATAAGAVPAQAGPAAQLSPVLRQARPGATTTSISKRPAPPGHQHAGMPKIVATPELVDTQTLLPRVPPQGTAASTDAAASRRK